ATTCCACACATAAGAAAGCTCAGGAGACAATATGATCCATTCCACATACAGATGATAACCCCCAAAAAAACTATGCGAAGAAGAACAATCCAAAACATCCAGGGAAGAACTGTACATCAGCAATGTCCTTCAATTGTTGATCATCAATTGTTGATCATCGATTGCAACATCGACAAAAACTTTATCCCTGGATATTTTTCAAGCGTGAAACAGCTGTATCACGTTTAATGAGCACGTTTGACTGTTCCTTGGCAATTTTTGTGCACTGTAAAACTTGAATAAAACGTCATAACAGGAGAGAGCTTTCGAAAAAAATTACCAGGCAAAGCCACTTTCAGAGCCCAAAACAACATGGAAACGAAACAAAAAACACCAATCGTTTCAATTCATATATTGCCCTCCAGAGAATTCAATGAAATGGAGGACCTGAATATGAAAACATAATACTCACCTCTTAGCAAATTAATGAGCCAAATTTCATAGATTGCCGTCATAAATAGTTCCTGGAATTTATTCACAAAACCATGTCTTCTACATTCAAATCAATATTACACTCCATGTCTATTTAATTAATTGCTAGATACTACTCAAAACTGATACTTCATAGAGAAAAATCTTCCAGTTTCTTGATTACGCGTGGTGATCATCACAATCATCGgagaaagaaaaaatattactcaAATGGGCACGTATCGCTTCAACGCCTGCTTCCCCGTAACAGCAATCCCTACAATCACGGCACCTATGGCTCCGGCCACCGCCGCAGACCTTGGTCCCGCCGCCGCCTTGTAAAGAGCTCCAGTCCCCAACCCCGCAACGACACAGTTGATTACGTCATCAGTATCTCTAACCGCCACCATTCCACTCTCAAGAGCCGCATACATCAACCCGATAACACCGCATCGATTACCCACCTGTCGACCCGCATGCCCCGATCCGTTAAGAATCCGATTCACCTTCAGCTTCAATGTATCGGTCTGCTCAATCGATTTAACTCCGGACACAATACCCTTGAAAGCGCCGACCGAAACGCCGCCAAGGTACCCGATTCCCGTATAATACGTGAGATTCTCACCCCAGGAGCGGCGCTGAGCGAGCGACTCTTCTTGGAACAGGTATTCAGGGGAGGTGGGGAGATTGTACATGGATTGGTAAGGGTTGTAAAGTCGGCGATTCGAATCGTTTTCGTCGCTATTTGGAGCCATGATCGTTGTAGGGTTTATGCTCGGGTGGAAGGGACTGACGGAGAAACTTCTCTTTTAGGTTTTCGATGTGGTTCCTCTCTGACTTTTGTCCAAGGgaagaaaatatataaattcatATTACCAATTATTATTAGGGCAACTTATTTAAATTACCCAACTCTCTTTTCAACTTTCTTTATATTACTCATCCCCACAAAACTTAGTTTTAACTAtctcaatttttgaaaatatcaataataccCTTTTCCTCTAATTATGGTATGTGACATTGTTATACCTATCGAGTTTGTTCTTAAAGGCATATAGTCCCAAAACATACAGCTACGCAAGGTTTTCAACCTATATATCATACTTAATTGATCGATTTTTTTAAAGGTtcatcatgcttccgtataaTAAATTGAACTATTTACCTCTTTGACCTGAATGCCgtcgggttatatccaccgggTTTTACAGAATGTTCTTCACATCCTAACCACGCGGTCGCAACAGATGGTTCTGACGTAGATTCATTCAACAGCACCTAGCACAACCCTATTTTGTTTCCTACCTCAGGGTGTATAGTAAAATAGTTTAATTTGAAactaatacatgagaggggcaaAAACCTTGGTTCTTTTATTCAAACGTACTAAatattattacatagtaacttCCTGTAGAgaaggagaaacttgtttagcttgTAATTGGACTTACAacacacataaacttgaaagagaaaatattacaaatatttGGAAGAAAAACGAAGAGGTTGAGTGATCtattcatcttttcttctgcctatttatttataaaagtcCCTGTCGGATTTGTATTTCGGACTTCAAACTCTTGCTATAGTATGATGCTTTTCAGCTGTGGTTGGCCCTATCTAGTTGAGTGGTTGAATGGTTGAATGGTCCCTCCACTCAAATTGGCTTCTtcctagattattaatctagaaaCAGCTAGTTCTTCTGATTTTATCTCCTAACATAACCTGTAGATATGTGTATATCAGCTGAGATCTCGTTCCCTTCTTCTTTTAACATTTTCTAGATATCTTTGGTATTTTCCAGCTGCTTTTTTATTCTCTTCATGCGTCTTTTAGAAACCTTTAAATATGTATAATACATTTTTCTTTAGGTTTCGACTTTGTTCTTGTGTATTTGTATTGGCTCTCATTTACTCTATTTATAGTTGTAATTGGGTCCAATTTTCCTTGGTCATTTAGTGGGTGAGTCACATGCCCACTTTCTTTTGTCGAGaaatctttttattttgttatcCCCGAGGAAAAGTGATTAGGTTCAAATGTTCACTTatttttgtcgaggaatcttaaaCTTTTGATGTCTCTGAGGAAAACATGGTTGTGGTCCTTCACCACTTGTTTCTGCCTGATGCTTTCTATCTGACTGGGGTCTGAAAGCCTTGCCAAATTCTGGCTCCTTATGATTTGGGCACTCTAGACAGATATTCTCTGACCATCTTCCCACATGTGCCATGTTACAGAATTTTCGACGAGTTTTTTTACTCTCCGGGAGCTTGCTATTCCACAgaaaatttcttttcttttcgaatAGATCTTATGTAAAACTTGTGGTTTTTCCTGTTATagtatttaacaggaatgataCGTTTACcgaattataataaaatttgaacggaaacttgaccTTGTCCATCTCAGTAAGACAAACCTAATCCCCATGCTCTTCTAGTAGAAAATCGTCTTCAGTAATTGAAGCAACAAGGGGTTTTTCTTCTGATGAAAGATCCTTAATAAATTTTTGAACATTTATATCTGGCCTCCTTAACTTAAtaaaatgaaaggcttcgtgagaTCCTTTCCTTCCTGGTTCTGGTGCtgttgatcgagcaaaacttgcactatggaatcctcaataaaaatatgattttgtatgctcaaaattaatcgcaagtgcatgatgtcaagtaatagtataatgtatgtgagtacgagtatcgttccactgagcactgtatttaacaattattcttttcagttatgagatctttagcaacgaaaatttgaTTGAGTGATTAATACTACTATGCTCAAAGAAAGATgcaaataaaatgatttaataaGTAATGAATGATAATTAATATCTAAAatgttgagtaaaattcaattagaaatgatttttttgggAATTTCGGTTCaactacccctcgttaattaattaattcgttctaTAGTGATTATATGCTTCCGAcatgatttcctattcaattgaacacactctctcgagctgtgccaaactaattcgaatcaatgaagtaattaaatatctttaattatttatccagagtgaatcgcatttcgatttatgaaatcccctagatTTCGACcttaaggactatgactatcggcgcgtatccaatttcatatatctatgtaaattgtagatccacagattatactactcgttcctaacacaagttattctctcgaactcactcgcaatataaagacgttgttaaagttagctacgctctaacaacacaataaaacaatagtataatcaagaataacgcaacaatcgaatataaattaattcaaatcaaagttTTGGGTAGGCTACCCTTAAATCCAAACAAATATTAAGGGTTTATCTACTAAAATTCATGAGTGAAATcagcaaaacaatgtttaaagatgaaaactaaattagaaatactagaattGACGAAAAACGCGAAAAACGGTGCCCGGAAATcctcgaatcttcaatccaagcgcaaaagtCTCTCCCAAGCTCCGAGCCGCCTTTCAATGAAGTCTGAATCCCCTCTATTTCGTGCAATAATCATCCCcatatcatctccctttttccaATAAGGTAAGGAATTGgcaaatatattttttccaaaaagaagtggcgctcgggcggtagaatattaccgctcgagcaccaCACTCTCTGTAAAGCACTTGGGGAATGCGGTTTctcgtgctcgggcggtaggGAATtatcgctcgagcgccaatCTTCTGTAACTTTTCTCTTCTTGGATCCCGGGTCGCGCTCGAGCAGGTAGTTCTCTGGAATTCTCCTTGGCATTTaacctctcgcgctcgggcggtacaatttcaccgcccgagcgccaaatctTCTGAACATTATTTTCTTGACTTGGCACTTGGCTCTGATTTTTGTTTTTCCGGTCATTTTTCCTGAAATTTCGTCACATCCAAGTGAGACACAATCACATGCAAATGTTTattctaaaatgaacaaaatgtaaacgaaatgtacgcatgcacaatgcaaacacacacaaactaatgcaataaaacacgtaaaaatcacacatatcaaccccctcatactaaccttttgcttgccctcaagcaaaataggttaTAGACCACAATCAAAACACGAAACAAACACAAAAGGGAGGGTATTGAAACAACTAAAATGATGGTGAAGTAGCGAACCGGTATCTCCTGCCTCAGCAAGTGTTTGAACCACATCCAATTAGTCACATCCCAACATTCATAAATACCCCTTTTCGAGCACCTTATATCATTTTGATTTGACCAGAAAGTTTGGTCGTGTGTGTGTGCTGTGGGTTTCACTAGCTTGTGCTTCAGACAGTTTTGTTCTCGTATCATGCGAGTCACCAAATCGACAGTTCAATAGAAGTTTCTCTATCCTGAGTTCTGTTTCTATTTGTGACCAACAAGTAAACACAAAGCGGCAAAGTTATCTGGGTGTACAATAGGAATTTGGGAGTCAATATCCATGAGTTTTCAAACGGCTCAAAAGATGGGGAGTACactga
This Primulina eburnea isolate SZY01 chromosome 2, ASM2296580v1, whole genome shotgun sequence DNA region includes the following protein-coding sequences:
- the LOC140823005 gene encoding mitochondrial import inner membrane translocase subunit TIM23-1-like, with translation MAPNSDENDSNRRLYNPYQSMYNLPTSPEYLFQEESLAQRRSWGENLTYYTGIGYLGGVSVGAFKGIVSGVKSIEQTDTLKLKVNRILNGSGHAGRQVGNRCGVIGLMYAALESGMVAVRDTDDVINCVVAGLGTGALYKAAAGPRSAAVAGAIGAVIVGIAVTGKQALKRYVPI